A single region of the Epinephelus fuscoguttatus linkage group LG14, E.fuscoguttatus.final_Chr_v1 genome encodes:
- the LOC125900322 gene encoding P2X purinoceptor 7-like, translating to MADGDQQANYGIRPFMFEPEPAPNNETEEKEEAAVAMEQPRLQQDVSEWCSCRNCATMPTEVENICCMETPSVTRRMYQLQTPPTCMIDHPGFEPVCLNPFALQNAMNIYRQDNGELMERGYENQCRHLAYRSLVSWCWGYLGRRIRVVIPACVVLCIRWEFPDPGG from the exons ATGGCTGACGGAGACCAACAAGCGAACTATGGCATACGACCGTTCATGTTTGAACCCGAACCTGCACCCAATAATGAGAcagaagagaaggaagaagcAGCTGTAGCGATGGAGCAACCACGTTTACAGCAAGATGTGTCGGAGTG GTGCTCATGTCGTAATTGTGCCACAATGCCTACAGAGGTGGAAAACATCTGCTGCATGGAGACCCCGTCG GTCACAAGAAGAATGTACCAGCTTCAAACCCCCCCCACTTGTATGATAGACCATCCAGGATTTGAGCCAGTCTGTTTGAACCCCTTTGCTCTCCAGAATGCCATGAATATTTATCGGCAGGATAATGGAGAATTAATGGAAAGAGGTTATGAAAA tcAATGCAGACACCTGGCCTACAGAAGTCTTGTCAGTTGGTGCTGGGGATACTTGGGCAGAAGAATCCGGGTGGTAATACCAGCTTGTGTGGTCTTGTGCATCAGATGGGAATTCCCGGACCCCGGCGGCTAA